Genomic DNA from Solanum dulcamara chromosome 4, daSolDulc1.2, whole genome shotgun sequence:
TTCACTCGGCCAGACATTTCATATGCCATGCAGCAGGTCTGTCTTCATATGCACGCTCTGACTAATGAGCACATGCGTGCCCTCAGTTAACCCACGATTTGTATTTGTACAAATCCTCAGTTAATTGACTTATCTTTTATATAGATACTGATTGGAGTTGGTATCCTAACACCCATCGTTCCACTTCTGGGTATTGTATTTTTCTTGGGGATAATCTGGCCTCTTGGTCTTTCAAACGGCAACCTACTCTCTCCTGTAGTAGTGTAGAGGCGGAGTACAGGGGTGCTGCTAATGTTGATTCTGATTTATGCTGGATCCGAAACCTACTACTAGAGTTGCATTGTCCCATTCAAAAGATTACCCTAGTTTATTGTGACAATGTGCGTGCGATATGCTTATCCGGCAACCGAGTTCAACATCAACGCACTAAACACATTGAGATGGATATTCACTTCGTTCGTGAGAAAGTGACTCGTGGCAAAGTACGTGTGCTACATGTGCCATCCCGTTATCAGATTGCTGATATTTTTTCACAAAAGGGCTTCCGCgcattttatttaatgattttcgGGACAGTCTAAGCATAGGAGAACCTCCCGCTTTGACTGAGAGGGTGTGttagaatatgttaaaatatattatgcctttaataatatattttgaatatattctaattaatattgtacttttgtatttatagcaagcatatgttagaatatgttaaaatatattatgcctttaataatatattttgaatatattctaattaatattgtacTTTTGTATTTATAACAATCATATATTTAGGTTCTTTAGTTTTAACTATTAGTATCAATCTTTGTATTTAGCATATCttgtaatttgtatatattgaccAAGTTCAATGAAATTAAGCAATCAATTCACTTTCTTCATAGATATATTTGAATCCACTTGAATACAGTGTATCTAgaacaaattataattaattttgatCCCATGTATTCGAGATACATGTAAGTGGACATGTCCGAACATGCTAGATACATGTATCGAAAGTCTAAAATTGATAATATTACAAACTAATGTATATCTAAGTAATTAATATGTAAAGCGAAAACATGTAAGTTACCCATTACTTAATTAAggtccttttcttcttttgtaaTTTCTTGACCCTTAGACCACAATCTAATAGATTTtggcataatatataaaaatgttatttgatttgattttatttgatatttgtattgTTTAACTTTGAGTGTATATGAGTAAgcatttaaatttgtataaaattgaataagtaaaattcaTGTGTCTACTTGTTTAGCTTCACACAAGTTTAAGTGTTTATTTATGCATAtccaaaattgaaaaatataaatatcagtTGAGAATAAGTTAAAAGacacatttatatattatgtcaatttttttgagCAAATTGAAATAGCTCGTATAAGGATACATTAGATTACGGTCTATAATTTTGTAAATGCATAACACAATACATGCCTCTTTAACTTGACCTTAACTGACAATTATGCCCTCCAATTTTGGATGTGCATAAGTGTACatttaaacttatataaaattaagTAACTAGATACACATGTCttacgtaacataatacacatAGGTTGCCACGTAGGATGCAAATTAGTCACATATAATGACACATGTGACACATATATgtacttattcaattttatataaatttaaatatctaattatatatacttatagttaaaatatataaattgaaatcaatattaaataatatatttatctattacGCCTTTACTAAATTATTGCAATTTTGTCCCTGAAGTTAatcgatagataaataaatatttgtccACAAATATAATTTTCCAGAGATAAAAACTAGCTCAAAAAATCTCCTATATGTTTAGCATTGAAGTGATTTTTCCGTACTTTAGAGGCGAGAGAAGGATGGAAACCTTTCTTGGCTAATCTGAACCGTACAGTTCAATCTCACAAACAAGATCTTAGCCGTTAAAAATCCGTCTCGATATTTTCAAAACTCACTCTTACACAACAAAAGCCTCTCATTATATCGTGTCGTCAGATTCAGCTTCGAAAAAGTAAAAACAGTACATCAGAAACTGCTGCACGAGAAAGTACTAATAAACCCTTCAGTTCTCAGTGAACCACTTGGCAAACCCTTCAGCCTCCTAAAGGGCATAACAGGAAATTCACCACACGACGCCATTTGAGCCAGTTCCCTTTTCTCTGTCTCGGTAACAAATAGTGCACAAATGAAAACTCAATCTCCACTTTGACGCGCGGAGGATGCGCGTGGTGACACGCTTTCATTTTATGTGAAATATTTGTGTGGTGCTTGTGGGGCTCTATGTAAACTTTGACTCCAAGAAGACTCTTCAAAAAGAGCCCAAATTTAGGAAAAGGAAATATTTTCTCTctatagttaaaaaataaataatttttggttAAAGTAATTATGGGGGTGATTTTGAAATTCTTTTTAACTCTTTATTCCTTCttaaattagaaattaattaGAAACAGGTAGGCAGTCACATCAAAATTGAAAGTTCACTCACCTACTTTTGCTAGTGTGATACTTAAAATAGGACATTAAACTTTTTTTGGCTAACGAATGTTGTAAGTTGAATTTGTGATTATCTTTTTTCACATTAAATTGATAGAGAATTTGTTTGGCTTTCCCAAATTGACATAGGagaaaaaaatcttatttaaaatataaaaataaaataattaattataaaaaaatcaactatCTTTTATAATTGATGAAACTGTTAGCACAAGATCTAAATAATTATTCTTTTCTCCAAAACTATCAACAAATTAACGATGCTAATTcatgaaaaatttatttttcgtTATGTTTTTCTTCATATGAGTTTACTTCCCAACATCTTTCATTCTCTTTAGAGTATTCCTTCacacatatttatataaaaCATAGTTATCTTCATTTTAACCAAACAATTATTTCCCTTTCTAATGTTTCATCGTCCTTAATTATGAAAATTGTTGATGACACAATGTTAtcaaatttttcttattttatgtcTAAGAAACTGATATAGTAAAGTAAAAAGCCTTTACCTTCCAAAACAGGTACTTATCACGCTCCTTTCATGCGAGAGTATCTATGTAAAAACCCTTGCAGAAAAGATAACTGCATCTCCAGACAAGCcacaaaaactaaaataaaatatatattaaacaaaaagaattaaaataaaataaaaaataaaatgaaaaaaacaaaagataGAGAGAGGAGAAGATGAAGGGCACTTTACTACTTTTTTATGTTGCACGCATCCATGGCAGAAATCAGAAGGAAAACAAAGACTACTATTACAAGGCCAACAACAacaagagaagaagagagaacaaaaagaaaatagcTAGCCAATTTCTTGCTAACATCAAAAACCCTTTTACCCATCTTGGCTTAGCTAATTGTTCTTGTTTTccaagaagaaagagaagaaacaaGTCATTTTAGACCACAAAGGAGAGTTAAATGATTGTATATGAATGAGGTGGGTGTCCTTAGATGGACATCTCCAGTTTCAtgcattaattttcttttacacTTTTTCTAGCAAATTCAAATCCTTTGATTTGTGGGTCTACTTTAGATGAAGGGGATGCCCTTACCCTTTGATTTTGAGGGGAAGGGGGTCTTAGAATTAGACGTTTTGTTCAATAAAAATAGCATCTTGAATTCTTGGAATAACCACAATAATAATAGCAAAGAAAGTTGTTACTTTGTAAATAGTCCAAGTGCTGTCCTGGATACTATAAGGAGTCCAAGGCCTATTACTTCTTCTTCAACCCTGTCTTCATCTttgggtggtggtggtggtggtggcggCGGCGGCACTGCTTCCACGGACACTGCAGGCGGCGGCGTGGCGGCAGTTTCTGCAAACCCATCTTCTAAATGGCAGCAGCAAGACAATACTACTGCTACCAGCTCCAATGTGGGAGCTGAATCTGAGCTTCAACAAGTTCAACCCCCATCTTCTCTTGAGATGGGTGCTGCTGCCACAGGAGGGGAGAAATGTGCTATGGAGGAGTGGGAAGGAGGGTTATCGGAGTCTGTAATGGCTTCACCTTGTCAAGAGCAGTCTATACTCAGGTGGATCATGGGAGATGTGGATGACCCTTCCATGGCTAACTTGAACAAGGTGTTGCAGGTTAGTGGTACAGGGGAATAtgaattcaatggaggatttggGGTTGTGGATCAAGGTTTTGGTGTAGACTCAGTTGGACAAATTGGTAGTTTTATGCCTGCAATTAGCTCATCTGTTTCTGTGTCAAGTTCAAGTTTTCCTACCAACAGAATGAACAGTGACAACATTGGCTTGGTCTCTAACCCACCTACAAATCTCCCTCAAAATCCAATCTTTCCTTCATTATCTAACAATCTTGGGCCAATTGCTTTCGGCCAGACACAACAACAGCCGTTTGAGAGCACAGATTTGAAGCCTCATAGTTTCAATTCACAGTTCTTGATAAACCAGCACCAAACACAGATTCCTCAGAACCCATCGTTTCTTTTGCCACTGCCATTTGCACAGCAGGAGCAAAATCTTGTCTTGCCACCTCAGGCGAAACGACACAACCCCGGGACCATTGGAGGGCTTGAACCGGGCTCTCAGATCTCCAAAGGACTGTTTTTAGATGCAGGGCACCAGCAGCCAACACCATCTCAGGGGCTTGCTCACCAGCTCCAGCTGCTTCCCCATTTTAGGCCAGGAGCAATGGGAACAAAGCCAAAGATGGTGGGGGAAGAAATGGGCCATTTTCATCAACTAcagcaacagcagcagcagcaacaacaagcGATTATTGACCAGCTATTCAAAGCTGCAGAGCTGGTCCAGACGGGGAATCCGGTACTCGCGCAAGGGATATTGGCGCGGCTCAATCACCAGCTCTCTCCAATTGGTAAGCCTTTTTATAGGGCTGCTTTTTATTGCAAGGAAGCTTTACAATTGCTACTCCATGCCAACACCAACAACTTGAACCCCTCTATGGCCTCTTCGCCTTTTAGTCTCATTTTCAAGATTGGTGCCTATAAGTCTTTCTCTGAGATCTCACCAGTTGCACAGTTTGCCAATTTTACTTGTAATCAAGCCCTGCTTGAGGTCTTGGATGGGTTTGAAAGAATTCATATTGTAGATTTTGATATCGGTTATGGCGGGCAATGGGCCTCCCTTATGCAAGAGCTTGCCTTGAGAAGTGGTGGCGCACCTACTCTGAAAATAACTGCATTAGCCTCACCCTCCACACATGACCAGCTAGAGCTTGGACTCACCAGAGAAAATTTGATCCATTTTGCTAGTGAAATCAATATGGCATTTGAGTTCGAAATTTTAAGCATTGATTCTTTAAATTCAACGTCATGGTCACTGCCTCCTCCTGTCTCAGAGAATGATGCAATTGCTGTCAATCTTCCAGTTAGCTCGATTTCGAGCTATCAGTTGTCCCTTCCATTGGTTCTTCGTTTTGTGAAGCAGTTGTCACCTAGGATTGTGGTTTCTGTGGACAGAGGTTGTGACCGGACGGACCTGCCATTTCCAAACCATGTAATTCAAGCCCTTCAGTCCTACTCAAACCTTCTTGAGTCACTAGATgctgtaaatgtgaattttgacGCCCTCCAAAAGATTGAGAGGTTTTTGCTTCAACCAGGAATTGAAAGAATTGTAATGGGCCGTTTTCGTTCCCCTGAAAAGACGCAGCATTGGAGGTCACTGTTTTTGTCATCTGGATTCTCCCCATTATCTCTCAGCAATTTTACAGAATCACAGGCCGAGTGCGTAGTCAAGAGGACTCCTGTTCGAGGTTTCCATGTGGAGAAGAGGCAGTCTTCGCTTGTTCTCTGCTGGCAGCGGAAGGAGCTCATCTCAGCTTCAGCTTGGAGGTGCTGAAGAGCAGGAATTAAATTTGCAGTTACCAATCAACCAACCATGAAAAAGAAGGTGCTGCATAAGTCACAATCACTGTTTTAGTATCTGAACCTTTCAATTTTTGTTGACCGCATTTTCATTCGCTAATTTCTTGTGGCGTAGGCAGATTGTTTCGGCATTATAAGAAGAATCTATCATTCTGTTAACTTCTCTGCTATAGTTTCTTACATCAGGGTCTTATGTTAATTATGGTATTACTATTATGGTGCTGTATGATTTTCTGGAGGTAAGGCCTTTGCTGCTTCTAGTTATGCCGAGGACCTTGTTGTAATCTTGACAACATAGCGAAACCAGAAACTAAAAAAGATGGATTTTTAACCCTTTTCATTGATGCTCCTGTGTTGTATATTGCATTGATTGTTCCACTAGCATGACATGCTTtagttttgattatttcaatATTAGATGATCCTTATCGGATTTCATCACGCCCTGATATGGAGACTTTTGTTTTATTCATGAGATTTGCCTGTCCACGATATTCCTGGAACCTTGTACCTAGTGAATCCAGGGTCTATCATTTCTTCAGGGATTCCAAGAGTGGAATATCTGTGAATCTTCTGTTTAAGTTGCTTGTATATGTCATTGTTCTGTCTTAGCGCTGCCAACATTATATGTGCTCCAACTCTAGTTCTTATTACTAATTTGAAGTTATGTCATCTGCATTAGTTATCCGCCTGGCCGCCTCCTTAACTTGTCCACTAGAATCCCACTCTTCAGACACAGAAGGAATTGCTAAACATAGATAGGAGATGTCAGAGAAGTTACATGAAAAAACATCCTCATGTAATACCTTTAGATTCAAGTATATTTGATTATGATA
This window encodes:
- the LOC129886707 gene encoding scarecrow-like protein 27; the encoded protein is MKGMPLPFDFEGKGVLELDVLFNKNSILNSWNNHNNNSKESCYFVNSPSAVLDTIRSPRPITSSSTLSSSLGGGGGGGGGGTASTDTAGGGVAAVSANPSSKWQQQDNTTATSSNVGAESELQQVQPPSSLEMGAAATGGEKCAMEEWEGGLSESVMASPCQEQSILRWIMGDVDDPSMANLNKVLQVSGTGEYEFNGGFGVVDQGFGVDSVGQIGSFMPAISSSVSVSSSSFPTNRMNSDNIGLVSNPPTNLPQNPIFPSLSNNLGPIAFGQTQQQPFESTDLKPHSFNSQFLINQHQTQIPQNPSFLLPLPFAQQEQNLVLPPQAKRHNPGTIGGLEPGSQISKGLFLDAGHQQPTPSQGLAHQLQLLPHFRPGAMGTKPKMVGEEMGHFHQLQQQQQQQQQAIIDQLFKAAELVQTGNPVLAQGILARLNHQLSPIGKPFYRAAFYCKEALQLLLHANTNNLNPSMASSPFSLIFKIGAYKSFSEISPVAQFANFTCNQALLEVLDGFERIHIVDFDIGYGGQWASLMQELALRSGGAPTLKITALASPSTHDQLELGLTRENLIHFASEINMAFEFEILSIDSLNSTSWSLPPPVSENDAIAVNLPVSSISSYQLSLPLVLRFVKQLSPRIVVSVDRGCDRTDLPFPNHVIQALQSYSNLLESLDAVNVNFDALQKIERFLLQPGIERIVMGRFRSPEKTQHWRSLFLSSGFSPLSLSNFTESQAECVVKRTPVRGFHVEKRQSSLVLCWQRKELISASAWRC